TTAGAGCATGAAAATTGATTTAATAAGAAAGAATGAAATTATGGCATAGAAAATTATCTATGAATGAATGTTGCTGAGCAATGGATGGTCTAACTTTTAATTTTTACTCTATATTCATTTCAGTACTTTTAGTGCAATTAAGCTATTAGTCTATAATTATGTCTATTAGAATCGCTCATTTATCTTAAATTAAGATAACAAGGCAAAATTAGAATTTTAATTATGAGGGGCGAAACCCCTCATTTATTAACTAACAGTATTATCAATATAAAGCTTTTGAGCTAGATAGAACAAAAGTCAGTCAAAGCCTTATTACATCTCTTTTTAAGTGCCTAGAATTCTATATTAATCAGGTAAAGGAGTCTGCTTGAGATTTAAGTATTAAAAGTATGTTTGTATCAAATAGAAACTGATAGTCAATTGATACAGTTTTACCAATCTCTTGCTTATTAGTTTTTTCGTTAATCTAAATTATTTGTGCTGATTCTAGGCAACTCATTATTGATACAAACAAATATTTTATACGGATAATAAGTATCATTTAGCAAAAATTAAAATCTCAATTATTCACTTTGTTTTCACAAATATGGCATAATAATCTGTTGGAGCAACAAGGTCATAATATTTAGAAAGAGAGTACTCTCAAATTTATCTAACTTAGAAAATCTTTTTAGAATGCGAGTACATAGTGAGGAGTGCTAACCTCAGCAATTTTTTGTTTTGCAATATTTTTGAAGCATGTTGCAATGTTTTTGTATGAAAGTTGAATGAATCGCGATCGCATCCGTAAACTGTTTATGCCAGATTGATTTTGAAATAGTGCATGTCATCTACCAAGACAATTTGAAGTGCTACTTAGACTTAGTTGCTGACATGATGCGACTACGATAGCTTATCCTATCCGTCTAAGCGTAGCTTGCCTTTTTCAAATCAATATTTTTGTCCCATTTCTGCAAACAAGTGGTAGAAATTTAACGTGGATAAGATAAAAATAGACAAATTTGCACAGTCAACACAGGAAATGGACAAACGTATAGCTAGACTGTACGAAAATGTTGTCAAAAAGCCTGTGATGTCACATGAAATGCCGGAAGCTTTGACCGAACTCAGCTGGGCTTCACAATCAGTACATTTTGCTATTGAGGAACTTTACCATCAACATGAGCAGTTAGAAGAAACAAAAAAAACTTTACAAGCAGAGTGCAAACGTTATGAGGAATTATTTGAGGAAGCACCAGACGGCTATTTAGTGACTGATGCCCAAGGTAAAATCCAACTAGCTAACCGTAAGGCTACCAAATTGCTTAATTTAAAAAAAGAATCTTTGGTGGGTAAACCAATTATTAATTTCGTTGCCTTAAAACAGAAACATGAGTTTCGCAATTTCCTCACCCAAGTAAGTCAAAACGGTAGAAGCCAGGAGTTAATCATAGCCTTGCAACAACATGGCAATGAACTCTTTAATGCAGCATTAACAGTGGCGATTTCCTATAACAATCAGGGTAAAGCTCAAACCCTGCGCTGGCTGCTACGCAGCATTAATGAAAGCAAACGAGCAGAATTAGTAAAGATTACAAAAGACCGTGATTTTGATGGCGATCGCCCCATACATAAGTATTCCAAAGGAGATACCATTCCTCTCAACACACAAATAATTTGGTATGTTCGTCAAGGCCTAGTAAAACTGACTACCCTTGGTGAAACCAGTGAAGAAGTACTAGTAGGATTGGCAGTCCCAGGAATGGTTTTCGGCTCTTATTTAACTTCCCTGCATACTTACCAAGCCACAGCTATATCGGATGTGAGGTTAGTAGCAATTGATGTGTCAGAAATACTAGCTTCCCCAGCCTTAAGTCATGCCTTTTTACCAAAAATAAATCAACGGCTACAGCAAACAGAATCTTTTTTAGTAATTTCTGGGTTGCGACGAGTACAAGACCGCTTATATGGTCTTTTACAGCTTCTCAAACGCGAAATTGGTGAAAAGGTAGCCCAAGGAACCCGCCTCTCAGTTCGCTTAACTCATGAAGATTTAGCCAACGCCTGTTGTACTACCCGAGTCACGGTTACACGATTGTTATCTCAGTTAAAAAAACAAGGAAAAATTTGTTTTGACCACAAAAAACACATAATCGTCAAAGATCTACCTCATATAGGTTAGTTAATCTATGAAGATTGAATGACAATGAGGCAAAAAAATGAGGCGTTTTTGCCTCATTGTTGTTTGGTAAACACAGATAAAAGTTTAGCTAATTATTAATAGTCCTCTTGCAAAAGTTGAATTAACCCTCTTAATCCCCCCGTTCATGGATGGAAGATTTTGTTCCCTAAGCGATTTTACCCAGGGTTAGGGTGGGGTAAAAATATTTTTGCTAAAGGTTTAATATTTATCACTTAATATTTTTAATTTTATTTACTCCAAATAATTCCAATTTAATGGAAGTAGTTTAAAGACAATTTATTGATTATCTAACAGTGCTTGACTACCAATTTTTAGTTCCTTTTTGCTAAGTTTTAACTTTTTCCACAGCATCTTAATTTGGCTGTAGGCTTCCTCAGGAGAAAGTTTTCCGCTTGTTTCTAAATTTGCAATGTAACTAACTTTTTGAGCAAATTCCTGTAAATTGGCATTAAATAATAGATTTTCTGGTTTAACTTGACCACGATAAGAACTATGGGGATAAAGAAACTTGTTTAAATCTTTTTGATTATGTTGCACTATGATTTACTCCTATTATAAAAGTAAACTAAATATAAATTACCACTTTATAATGGATTAATTTTTGAATATTAAACTTTTTAGCAATTAAATTATAACAACTAAGTTTAGTATCTGTTAGCAAATACTTATATGCTTATTAAATAAGCATCATATTGATTATTAATACTTATTAGCTTCTACTTGAAGAAGGAGTTAATTAATAATTATTTTTGTAGCACTAAACACATATTTTTCAATTTAAAGCTTATCTTGAACTATCCAAACCATCAAATTTTGTGTAATGCAACCCAAAAAGGGTAATTGCGACTTATGTGATTACCTGCTTGGGGTTCAACCCCAGCCTGATAGCGAAAGTTTTCTAAACAAGACTGCTAAGGAAGTTCACTCTATTTTATAAAGTTAAGCTACTAGCCCAGAACTTGAGTTCTGAGTAGGATTTAAGGCTTACTAACATTGATGTAAGTTTGAGATCATAGGGTTTACCGAACCAATAACACTCCAGTTTTCCACACATTTGTTAATAGTTCTTCAAGTTCGGCAATCATCATTTTGAAAGTGACAAAAACCGAATTTACTTCGTTGTTATCCTTCATTAAGATAAGAATCAAAGGATAAATACCTGAATTAAGTAGTAAAAAATATCGTAAAGAGAGGAATAATTATGGCACTGGTTCGTTACAATCCCTGGCAAGAAATTAATGCTCTCCAAAGTCAACTAAATCGTTTATTTGATGAAAGTTTTATCCCATCTGGACTGTGGAAAGATGATGATGTGAAAGTTCCTGCTGCTGAGTTGCAAGAAACAGAAGAAGCAATTCTTCTGAAGTTAGAAATTCCTGGTATGGAAGCTAAAGACTTGGATGTACAAGTGACAGAAGATGCAGTTTATGTCAGTGGTGAACGTAAATCTGAAAGCAAAACAGAAGAAAAAGGTTATACTAAAAGCGAATTCCACTATGGTAAATTCCAACGTGTGATTCCTCTTCCTGCTCGCATTCAAAATACCAATGTTACTGCTGATTATAAAGACGGAATATTGAATCTGACACTACCAAAAACCGAAGCAGAAAAGAATAAGGTTGTCAAAGTTAATCTGTAAGAAACTACAGCTTAATTAGTTGCCATTAGTCCTCTAACTTGAGCCTCATTGTGTATGATTGTGTGAGATAAATTTTAGCCTGGTTGCATTAAAGTAACCAGGCTTTTTATTTATTGGGAAATTACAGGATCAAAAATAGCTCCACTACAATCAGCACCTTGGAAGTCTGTCTGGAAAACTTTTGCACCTCTCAAATCTGCTTGATATAAATTAGCATTTCTTAAGCAAGCGTGACTTAAATCTGCTCCCTTCAAATCTGCTTTTGATAGATTTGCGGATACTAAGTTAGCTCTAATCAAGCGTGACTTACTCAAGTTGACATCGCTTAAATTAGCATTTTGCATATCCGCCGCGATTAAATCTGAGTTGCTTAGGTTCGCTCCACTGAAATTAGCCCAATTTAGTTTAGCCCAATTGAAATGAACTTCACTCAACAAAAGCGAACAGAGATTGGCACATCTCAAATTCACATTAGTAAAATTTCTTTCTCCGATTGCATAACGACGTAGAAGTTCATCGGTTGTTAATTTACTTAAAACAGCAACTGAAGTACCTTGATAACACCATGAGGTGTCTACTAGACAAGCGGCAGTATTAATGGCTACTTTGTCAAACTTAGACATGCTCACACCGTTACACTGATCCCACTCCCCGTTGAGCATAAAGGCAATTTCATGAGCAGCAGTAATCGAATCAAATAACAGCACTGTTTTTTGAGAACGTTGCAACCAGCTATTGAAAGCAGAGAATATATGATTCGTTGTATTTATTTATACATTTTATTCAGGGTAATTCAAAAAAAGAAAAAGTCAAGGAGTGTAACTCCTTGACCAAACTTAATCAAGTTTTACAACACACAACCACACATAACTAGTGAGGTCTACAACTATGTTAAATAAATCATAGGATTTAGTCCAAAAAGATATGCCTTAAGTTGATACTCTTTTGCTAGAAGCGATCGCCACGGACAGTGAAATATGCTTGTTTGATAGATTTGTAGTTAAAAAACGTAAAAATTTACACAATAACCAGATACAGGGACTATCATATTAACCCGTTAAGTACATGAGTACACATTAGAGTTAAAACAGTTATTTGCCATCACTCTATTTAATACAGAAGGAGAATATG
Above is a genomic segment from Fischerella sp. JS2 containing:
- a CDS encoding Hsp20/alpha crystallin family protein, which codes for MALVRYNPWQEINALQSQLNRLFDESFIPSGLWKDDDVKVPAAELQETEEAILLKLEIPGMEAKDLDVQVTEDAVYVSGERKSESKTEEKGYTKSEFHYGKFQRVIPLPARIQNTNVTADYKDGILNLTLPKTEAEKNKVVKVNL
- a CDS encoding helix-turn-helix domain-containing protein, producing MDKRIARLYENVVKKPVMSHEMPEALTELSWASQSVHFAIEELYHQHEQLEETKKTLQAECKRYEELFEEAPDGYLVTDAQGKIQLANRKATKLLNLKKESLVGKPIINFVALKQKHEFRNFLTQVSQNGRSQELIIALQQHGNELFNAALTVAISYNNQGKAQTLRWLLRSINESKRAELVKITKDRDFDGDRPIHKYSKGDTIPLNTQIIWYVRQGLVKLTTLGETSEEVLVGLAVPGMVFGSYLTSLHTYQATAISDVRLVAIDVSEILASPALSHAFLPKINQRLQQTESFLVISGLRRVQDRLYGLLQLLKREIGEKVAQGTRLSVRLTHEDLANACCTTRVTVTRLLSQLKKQGKICFDHKKHIIVKDLPHIG
- a CDS encoding pentapeptide repeat-containing protein — its product is MQRSQKTVLLFDSITAAHEIAFMLNGEWDQCNGVSMSKFDKVAINTAACLVDTSWCYQGTSVAVLSKLTTDELLRRYAIGERNFTNVNLRCANLCSLLLSEVHFNWAKLNWANFSGANLSNSDLIAADMQNANLSDVNLSKSRLIRANLVSANLSKADLKGADLSHACLRNANLYQADLRGAKVFQTDFQGADCSGAIFDPVISQ
- a CDS encoding DUF7219 family protein; translated protein: MQHNQKDLNKFLYPHSSYRGQVKPENLLFNANLQEFAQKVSYIANLETSGKLSPEEAYSQIKMLWKKLKLSKKELKIGSQALLDNQ